In Candidatus Methanosphaera massiliense, the following are encoded in one genomic region:
- the pdxS gene encoding pyridoxal 5'-phosphate synthase lyase subunit PdxS: MLHGTKVLKEGFAKMTKGGVIMDVVNAEQAAIAEDAGAVSVMALERVPSDIRKAGGVARMADPSKVIEIMDAVDIPVMAKVRIGHFVEAQVLQSLGVDMIDESEVLTQADEDFHIDKEKFTIPFVCGARNLGEALRRIDEGAAMIRTKGEAGTGNVVEAVRHMRAIKGAIREIENKTEEELWQVAREIDAPRDLVKLTAEKGRIPVVNFSAGGIATPADAALMMQLGADGVFVGSGIFKSENPELVAKAVVEATAHYEDADLIAEVSTDLGEAMPGIDINEIPEEQRLQNRGNYI; this comes from the coding sequence ATGTTACACGGAACAAAAGTATTAAAAGAAGGATTCGCTAAAATGACAAAAGGCGGAGTAATTATGGATGTAGTAAATGCTGAACAAGCAGCAATAGCTGAAGATGCTGGTGCTGTATCAGTAATGGCTTTAGAAAGAGTACCTTCAGACATAAGAAAAGCTGGTGGAGTAGCAAGAATGGCTGATCCTTCCAAAGTAATAGAAATTATGGATGCTGTAGACATACCTGTAATGGCAAAAGTAAGAATCGGACACTTTGTAGAAGCACAAGTACTACAATCATTAGGAGTAGACATGATTGATGAAAGTGAAGTACTAACACAAGCAGATGAAGACTTCCATATAGACAAAGAAAAATTCACTATACCATTTGTATGTGGAGCAAGAAACCTTGGTGAAGCACTAAGAAGAATTGATGAAGGAGCAGCAATGATCAGAACTAAAGGTGAAGCAGGTACTGGTAATGTTGTAGAAGCAGTAAGACATATGAGAGCTATTAAAGGAGCTATAAGAGAAATAGAAAACAAAACAGAAGAAGAATTATGGCAAGTAGCTCGTGAAATAGATGCACCAAGAGATTTAGTAAAACTCACAGCAGAAAAAGGAAGAATTCCAGTAGTAAACTTTTCAGCAGGAGGAATAGCAACACCAGCAGATGCAGCATTAATGATGCAATTAGGAGCTGATGGAGTATTTGTAGGTTCAGGTATATTCAAATCAGAAAACCCAGAATTAGTTGCAAAAGCTGTAGTTGAAGCAACAGCACACTATGAAGATGCTGATTTAATTGCAGAAGTATCCACAGATTTAGGTGAAGCAATGCCTGGTATTGATATTAATGAAATACCTGAAGAACAAAGATTACAAAACAGAGGAAACTACATATAA
- a CDS encoding exopolysaccharide biosynthesis protein, which translates to MNSNSNTETLKTSKKLEEIRKTLPKENVTIRILLDNLLSEGIYLLVIILVAPFIIPVSIPGSSTPFGIMIMLLALSSLLNKKIYLPKSVENYEISPESFDKIFNVLYKALKFIERIAKPRGNLVNNTYILKFNSAVIFLLAFFLFLPIPIPLTDFCPALAILVLSVSNLEEDTYLMIVGYLITLAGITYFLSVSYTGLELANTVLNHYNITILNNII; encoded by the coding sequence ATGAATTCCAATTCTAATACTGAAACTTTGAAAACATCTAAAAAACTCGAAGAAATCAGAAAAACTCTTCCAAAAGAAAACGTCACAATAAGAATATTACTTGATAATCTATTAAGTGAGGGAATTTATTTATTAGTTATTATATTAGTAGCTCCTTTTATCATACCTGTATCTATACCAGGAAGTAGTACACCATTTGGGATAATGATCATGTTACTTGCTTTATCAAGCTTACTTAATAAAAAGATTTATCTTCCAAAAAGTGTTGAAAATTATGAAATATCCCCTGAATCATTTGATAAAATATTCAATGTATTGTATAAGGCATTAAAATTTATAGAACGGATAGCTAAACCAAGGGGAAATCTTGTTAATAACACATATATTTTAAAATTTAATTCAGCAGTTATCTTTCTATTAGCATTCTTTTTATTCTTACCGATACCAATACCATTAACAGATTTTTGTCCTGCACTTGCAATACTTGTATTATCAGTAAGTAATCTAGAAGAAGATACATATTTAATGATAGTGGGATATTTAATTACTTTAGCAGGTATAACTTATTTCTTGTCTGTGAGTTACACTGGATTAGAATTAGCAAATACAGTTTTAAATCATTATAATATTACAATCTTAAATAATATAATTTAA
- a CDS encoding NUDIX hydrolase, with the protein MNTFNMHVKTIIRSEHGKILLLKQKRMDKKARWDLPGAPLTEDQSFDETVLTNIQKEIGYYTYPGKILGVTSYQKHDKKDLYVIMDSVILNGELLLSKKYDNYSWIDLNRITDYPLDPWLNNYIKTTNNPFNDVEIEIEDLNDKEERRHEVIQEDILSGYNPFHNDAHEPKKENNGNTLSMLKDTILRTFHPKEAKVTKTEPKNNLFSDEKSGHMNLNNKFNLKLHHNQSQNKETNDTENITIDHGDNENITVEHEEVVPVNTDDIVLDSDELFTDLEKSTRNTKNKTVKTKQVASTPKKNTNKKPEKKYFDMNVNRAQNMKNDVKVIREDAKVPHVRKEKENEEKLSFNSENINRRNWKQKLNDFNRTDANKRKKRVPHPKGKKR; encoded by the coding sequence ATGAACACATTTAATATGCATGTTAAAACTATTATACGTAGTGAACACGGTAAAATACTATTACTAAAACAAAAACGTATGGATAAAAAAGCACGTTGGGATTTACCAGGAGCACCACTAACAGAAGATCAAAGTTTTGATGAAACAGTACTTACTAATATCCAGAAAGAAATAGGATACTACACATACCCCGGTAAAATACTTGGTGTAACTAGCTACCAAAAACATGACAAAAAAGACTTATATGTCATTATGGATAGTGTAATCCTAAATGGAGAATTACTTCTCTCAAAAAAATATGATAACTATAGCTGGATTGATCTTAACAGAATAACAGATTATCCTCTTGATCCATGGTTAAACAACTACATAAAAACAACAAATAATCCATTTAATGATGTAGAAATAGAAATAGAAGATTTAAACGATAAAGAAGAAAGAAGACATGAAGTCATACAAGAAGACATACTAAGTGGCTATAATCCATTCCACAATGACGCTCATGAGCCAAAAAAAGAAAATAATGGTAATACATTATCAATGCTAAAAGATACAATACTCAGAACATTCCATCCAAAAGAAGCAAAAGTCACAAAAACAGAACCAAAAAACAACCTATTTTCTGACGAAAAATCAGGCCACATGAATCTCAATAACAAATTCAATCTAAAATTACATCACAACCAATCCCAAAACAAAGAAACTAACGATACCGAAAATATAACAATTGACCATGGAGATAATGAGAATATTACTGTAGAACATGAAGAAGTAGTTCCAGTAAATACCGATGACATAGTGTTAGACTCAGATGAATTATTCACGGATTTAGAAAAATCAACAAGAAATACCAAAAACAAAACAGTGAAAACAAAACAGGTAGCTAGTACTCCTAAAAAAAATACAAATAAAAAACCAGAGAAAAAATACTTTGATATGAATGTGAACCGTGCACAGAACATGAAAAATGATGTTAAAGTCATACGGGAAGATGCTAAAGTTCCTCATGTTAGAAAAGAAAAAGAAAATGAGGAAAAACTAAGTTTTAACTCTGAAAACATAAACAGACGCAACTGGAAACAAAAATTAAATGACTTTAATAGGACAGATGCTAATAAACGTAAAAAAAGAGTTCCACACCCAAAAGGTAAAAAAAGATAA
- a CDS encoding MnmC family methyltransferase translates to MGINDENPKMEVSNQIKDLIHEVFELELSGHKDARNLYSDEIAGFLIRTEDGSYTLTSGSRDENDPETLHSTFGARTEAFKKFAIPSKLREKSESSNYLRILDICSGIGYNASAVLDYLNDSDTEIEIDMVESSLETLATTLFIPNICESHGYVKKTIESYLMDKGYLRYNKVLSDIPSNIKLNIHVMDARTYVKNIMNVEYDAVFLDPFSPSKCPELYTVDFFNKLKELLTPTALILTYTAASPVRSAMVDAGLEVGEGPEFHRSGGTVASRSPDLIESPLSFSDEKLIALSDVGVPFMDPDLNDDYHTIIDRRRSIRGKIRGVSVFPASNKLPRYLGLDPETIEDERLRNKLNSYVQSMGFDAINDSKIMDILDIDDSLTSRNQILQLRDNLRDMLEKMNEN, encoded by the coding sequence ATGGGAATTAATGACGAAAATCCAAAAATGGAAGTTTCTAATCAAATAAAAGATTTGATTCATGAAGTTTTTGAATTAGAATTAAGTGGTCATAAAGATGCGAGAAATTTATACAGTGATGAAATAGCAGGTTTTTTAATTAGAACTGAGGACGGTTCATATACATTAACATCCGGTTCACGTGATGAAAACGATCCAGAAACATTACATAGTACATTTGGAGCAAGAACAGAAGCTTTTAAAAAATTTGCAATACCTTCCAAGTTAAGAGAAAAATCAGAATCAAGTAATTATTTAAGAATATTAGATATTTGCAGCGGTATTGGATATAATGCATCAGCAGTACTTGATTATTTAAATGATTCTGATACAGAAATTGAAATTGACATGGTTGAATCATCTCTTGAAACATTAGCTACCACCTTATTTATTCCTAATATCTGTGAATCACACGGATATGTTAAAAAAACCATTGAATCCTACTTAATGGATAAAGGATATCTACGTTATAATAAAGTATTAAGTGATATACCATCTAATATTAAACTCAATATTCATGTAATGGATGCTAGAACTTATGTTAAAAATATAATGAATGTTGAATATGATGCTGTATTTTTAGACCCATTTAGCCCATCTAAATGTCCTGAATTATATACTGTTGACTTTTTTAATAAATTAAAAGAACTATTAACACCTACAGCTTTAATATTAACCTATACTGCTGCCAGCCCAGTTAGAAGTGCAATGGTTGATGCTGGATTGGAAGTTGGTGAGGGACCAGAATTCCATAGAAGTGGGGGAACTGTTGCTTCTAGGTCTCCAGATTTAATAGAATCACCTTTAAGTTTCTCTGATGAAAAATTAATTGCATTAAGTGATGTTGGTGTTCCATTTATGGATCCTGATTTAAACGATGATTATCACACCATTATTGATAGACGTAGGTCTATACGTGGAAAAATAAGAGGAGTGTCAGTTTTCCCTGCATCTAATAAACTTCCACGTTATTTAGGTCTTGACCCAGAGACTATTGAAGATGAACGTCTACGTAATAAACTTAATTCTTATGTTCAAAGTATGGGATTTGATGCTATAAATGATTCTAAAATAATGGATATTTTAGATATTGATGATTCATTAACTAGTAGAAATCAAATCCTTCAGTTAAGAGATAATTTGAGGGACATGTTAGAAAAAATGAATGAGAATTAG
- a CDS encoding THUMP domain-containing protein encodes MRINKQKQNEMLVKFNQVTTPQELDEEIYLFEKKMNEQAYNYFLKESENPFIFILEYPKPDELIKEIEIRDDLKNIVELVPVECVQSNINYITSAIIRKIKHKVAYDDTFNVTYHIYSFSVTFDRIKLEKNLKTNIEELINIPVNNKNPMWDIHVYLLGELSAVNIIRSKRNRNKYSQYNN; translated from the coding sequence ATGAGAATAAACAAACAAAAACAAAACGAAATGCTAGTAAAATTCAACCAAGTAACAACGCCACAGGAATTAGATGAAGAAATTTATCTGTTTGAAAAGAAAATGAATGAACAAGCATATAATTACTTCCTAAAAGAATCTGAAAATCCATTCATATTCATATTAGAATATCCAAAACCAGATGAATTAATAAAAGAAATTGAAATCAGGGATGATTTAAAGAATATTGTAGAGCTAGTACCAGTAGAATGTGTTCAAAGCAACATAAATTACATAACCTCAGCAATTATAAGAAAAATAAAACATAAAGTAGCCTACGATGATACATTCAATGTAACATACCATATCTACTCATTTTCAGTAACATTTGACAGAATAAAACTAGAAAAAAACTTAAAAACGAACATAGAAGAGCTAATAAATATACCTGTGAATAATAAAAATCCTATGTGGGATATACACGTATACCTACTAGGTGAATTAAGTGCTGTAAATATAATCAGGTCTAAAAGAAATAGAAATAAATATAGTCAATACAATAATTAA
- a CDS encoding class III signal peptide-containing protein, with translation MNNKGQITAEYMLLVGVIIIILITTINMSITQQEKNTIQASAQIGAQNGVDKNGYAMYYNDTFNNYQDNYPKLLTSTHIKIIQIKMIEKDNKTIELQAYAHSDTTLTVQEKNHIGSRINYYIRRSITETFNKEKQNEYYNPAESDNYIIKTRTVIWK, from the coding sequence ATGAATAATAAAGGACAAATTACAGCAGAATACATGTTACTTGTAGGCGTGATAATCATAATACTGATAACCACAATAAACATGAGCATAACTCAACAAGAAAAAAACACAATACAAGCATCAGCACAAATAGGAGCACAAAATGGGGTGGATAAAAATGGATACGCCATGTACTACAATGATACATTTAACAACTACCAAGACAACTATCCAAAACTACTAACAAGCACACATATAAAAATAATACAAATTAAAATGATAGAAAAAGACAATAAAACCATAGAATTACAAGCATATGCCCACTCAGATACGACACTAACAGTACAAGAAAAAAATCACATAGGCTCAAGAATTAACTACTATATAAGAAGAAGCATAACCGAAACATTCAACAAAGAAAAACAAAACGAATACTACAACCCTGCTGAATCAGATAACTATATAATAAAAACAAGAACAGTAATATGGAAATAA
- a CDS encoding MraY family glycosyltransferase translates to MPTLIRRLKKAKIVGKDIHKISKPEVAEMGGIGILFGFAIALMVGVYLCPEWQSQLTISLIVILLTGIIGMVDDLIMLSSKEKLILLWIAGLPIMWVTPPNVSIIYMLSIPIAVSIASNLTNMLAGLNGIETGLGVIALTSLTLSCIIMNKYDVAIISFSMLGALIAFLFYNKYPANVFPGDVGTLIIGACIAIIAFIGRVKIIALIVLIPNIVDGFLKFRSAGVMERQNFKPTQVKENGILIAPPGGFNSLIRSILKKPMREEQVVHIIWGIGLFFGLLGIIIAYLARGAII, encoded by the coding sequence ATGCCTACATTAATCAGAAGACTGAAGAAAGCTAAAATTGTTGGAAAAGATATTCATAAGATATCTAAGCCAGAAGTAGCAGAAATGGGTGGTATTGGTATACTGTTCGGTTTTGCTATAGCCCTTATGGTTGGAGTGTATCTGTGTCCAGAATGGCAATCCCAGCTTACTATTTCACTGATAGTTATTCTATTAACTGGAATAATTGGTATGGTTGATGATTTAATAATGTTATCTTCTAAAGAGAAGCTGATATTATTATGGATTGCGGGTCTTCCAATAATGTGGGTTACTCCACCTAATGTTAGTATTATCTACATGTTAAGCATACCTATTGCTGTTTCAATTGCTTCAAATCTTACTAATATGTTAGCAGGACTTAATGGTATTGAAACGGGTCTTGGAGTAATTGCTTTAACATCACTTACACTTTCATGTATTATTATGAACAAGTATGACGTTGCAATTATTTCTTTTTCAATGTTAGGTGCACTTATAGCATTTTTATTCTACAATAAGTATCCTGCAAATGTTTTCCCGGGTGATGTTGGAACTTTAATTATTGGAGCCTGTATTGCTATTATTGCATTTATTGGTAGGGTTAAAATTATTGCTCTTATTGTTCTTATTCCTAATATTGTAGATGGTTTTCTTAAATTTAGAAGCGCTGGTGTTATGGAACGTCAAAACTTTAAGCCTACTCAGGTTAAGGAGAATGGAATACTAATTGCTCCTCCTGGTGGTTTTAATTCATTGATTAGATCAATACTTAAAAAACCTATGCGTGAGGAACAAGTTGTTCATATTATATGGGGTATTGGTTTATTTTTCGGATTATTAGGTATTATAATAGCTTATCTTGCTAGAGGCGCTATTATCTAA
- a CDS encoding resolvase produces the protein MSSKVHVDKPLSSRLIIELLNDNPDLEEIECPQSLYDRTSETYIDALNELEITISVIENRGRPKKYDDSLKEKIDELLDSGLNPKAIANRLHINVKTVYYLKNKKLKQGPKSKYSDETKKEIIKMKNEGTSVKNISSALDIPVRTVYYILEQNKKNKQEGV, from the coding sequence ATGAGTTCTAAAGTACATGTAGATAAACCATTGTCATCAAGATTAATTATTGAATTATTAAATGACAATCCCGATCTAGAAGAAATAGAATGCCCTCAAAGTTTATATGATAGAACCTCCGAAACATATATTGACGCATTAAACGAATTAGAGATAACAATATCCGTTATCGAAAACAGAGGAAGACCAAAAAAGTATGATGACTCTTTAAAAGAAAAAATAGATGAATTATTAGACTCAGGTCTTAATCCTAAAGCAATAGCAAACCGTTTACATATCAATGTTAAAACTGTTTATTATCTTAAAAATAAAAAACTTAAACAAGGCCCTAAATCAAAGTATTCTGATGAAACAAAAAAAGAAATAATTAAAATGAAAAATGAGGGAACTTCTGTAAAAAACATATCCTCAGCTCTAGATATACCTGTTAGAACTGTTTATTACATACTAGAACAGAATAAAAAAAATAAACAAGAAGGAGTGTAA
- a CDS encoding DUF530 domain-containing protein, whose amino-acid sequence MSELLVTQSEKFLKEIQHKPIIAESIEDFDSFIEIYSYLKNNLNKLQDLRNKMEIRGFTSPYSALKRYGKGNSNQEIIPDDVYDQSRHAQYFRIKASNKKNILDQVKSAIASHKIAIGHLEEYAEITCKQCGQEYKTNTLESILNYDENFEVTNYECTCGSHEFIFNPNSNGIYRLDMIKYLPLGGEYLLKRSQLNNYSLEAYRKIIKVMKQEKRGRVKSITVIAKIKDERTGKWKSKKMNIDYADESNYELELRKRYGPNVRIELLQFHYKKPSLINDKYVQNALAIAYLQYSENIVNKKLDDIIPKHIHNMDKIKTYDRLVEEARKDANRLARGAEERMDLEEDLKYIKLKKANLINENHELDRELKSDLNRQSEIKRHYYIETPHTLIRWDIFKYYLTTSENRRNNYSGPFPNLRPTLDYNQMKVFDDEFPRDVVQILQDDGENIDVIPNMRDVIQYNSELETKRKNLHLKSNHAAYGAVALNSKTTLSLNRAADLLYVDKKEATDAKKTLQKIEKPSTKKAKKFLDIINK is encoded by the coding sequence ATGAGCGAACTCTTAGTGACACAGAGTGAGAAGTTTCTTAAAGAGATACAGCATAAACCCATAATAGCTGAATCCATTGAAGATTTTGATAGCTTTATAGAAATATACAGCTATCTTAAGAATAATCTTAACAAATTACAAGATCTTCGAAATAAAATGGAAATCAGAGGGTTTACTTCTCCTTATAGTGCTTTGAAAAGATATGGAAAAGGTAATAGTAATCAAGAAATTATTCCTGATGACGTCTATGACCAGTCAAGGCATGCTCAATATTTCCGTATTAAAGCATCAAATAAGAAGAATATTCTCGACCAGGTAAAATCTGCTATTGCATCACATAAGATAGCAATAGGTCACTTAGAAGAATACGCTGAAATCACATGTAAACAATGTGGACAGGAATATAAGACAAATACTCTTGAAAGTATTCTGAATTATGATGAAAACTTTGAAGTAACAAACTATGAATGTACATGTGGTTCACATGAATTCATATTTAATCCTAATAGTAATGGAATTTACCGTTTAGATATGATTAAATATCTTCCATTAGGCGGAGAATATCTTCTTAAACGATCACAGTTAAATAATTACAGCCTCGAGGCATACCGTAAAATAATTAAGGTTATGAAACAGGAAAAACGGGGACGTGTAAAAAGTATAACTGTAATTGCTAAAATAAAAGATGAAAGAACTGGTAAATGGAAAAGTAAAAAAATGAACATTGACTATGCTGACGAATCTAACTATGAGTTAGAACTTCGTAAAAGATATGGTCCAAATGTACGCATAGAATTACTTCAATTCCACTATAAAAAGCCATCATTAATAAATGATAAATATGTGCAAAATGCTCTTGCTATAGCATATCTACAATATTCAGAAAATATAGTAAATAAAAAACTTGATGATATTATTCCAAAACATATCCATAATATGGACAAAATAAAAACATATGACCGATTAGTTGAAGAAGCCCGTAAGGATGCTAATAGATTAGCACGTGGCGCTGAAGAACGTATGGATTTAGAGGAAGATTTAAAATACATTAAACTCAAAAAAGCTAATCTCATTAATGAAAATCATGAATTAGATCGTGAATTAAAATCAGATCTTAACAGACAGTCTGAAATAAAAAGACATTATTATATTGAGACACCACACACTCTTATTAGATGGGATATTTTTAAATATTATCTAACAACATCCGAAAATAGAAGGAATAATTATTCAGGACCATTCCCTAATCTTAGACCTACCCTTGATTATAATCAAATGAAAGTATTTGATGATGAATTTCCAAGAGACGTCGTTCAAATATTACAGGACGATGGTGAAAATATAGATGTTATTCCAAACATGAGGGATGTTATCCAATATAATTCTGAATTAGAAACTAAACGTAAAAATTTACATTTAAAATCAAATCATGCAGCTTATGGTGCTGTTGCTTTAAACAGTAAAACAACGTTATCACTAAATAGAGCTGCTGATTTACTATATGTTGATAAAAAAGAAGCTACTGATGCTAAAAAAACACTTCAAAAAATTGAAAAACCATCAACTAAGAAAGCTAAAAAATTCTTAGATATAATTAATAAGTAA
- the metG gene encoding methionine--tRNA ligase, producing MSKLFISCALPYANGPCHLGHLRSTYIPADIYARFNRMNGVDTVMVCSSDEHGTPIAVRAEQENKDPIDIATYYHKVIEDDLKACNISLDSFRRTTDELHYEMAQDFFKTLYDKGYIYEKKIDQLYCDTCQRSLPDRYVEGICPYCDSEARGDQCEVCGRHLNPTELKEPHCLICDGTPHVQQSEQYYFKLHEFEEPLREWISNNDHLSSNIKNFAKEWIKDGLKDWVMTRDMNWGIPVPLEGAEGKVLYVWAEAFVGYQSSAGAWAKEHGLDWKEYWDDKTVHFIGKDIIYHHTIFWPSMLMGHDWKLPYSVVGGGYLSLEGQKMSTSRGWVIWVKDFLEKFDSDLLRYYMVINAPLSKDTDFSWDDFQRRINNELTDNLGNFIHRTFTFTNKFFDGKIPEPGRYDEIDKEFEAKIKALPDTVAEKIEEFEFRDGLLEIMTLTKEANKYFNDKKPWKGVKEDIESAKTCLYLSNQLVHELAVILTPYIPESAQKIREVLSMPVENVKGFTEFDERGPLVKWDESKEFLEPGHEIKKSKPLFKKIEDKVIKEEKDKLYALEQAEEEKEKDKKEEKNMSEQISIDEFGKVQLVVGQVKEAERIEGSDNLLKLQVDLGDEIRQIVAGLAKKYAPDEIIDRKVIVVANLKPAKLFGVQSNGMLLATDSMELLTTEGNVGEYIK from the coding sequence ATGAGTAAATTATTTATATCATGTGCATTACCATATGCAAATGGTCCTTGTCACTTAGGACATCTACGTTCTACCTATATTCCAGCAGACATCTATGCTAGATTTAATAGAATGAATGGCGTAGATACTGTAATGGTATGTTCTAGTGATGAACATGGGACACCTATTGCGGTAAGGGCTGAACAGGAAAATAAAGATCCTATAGATATAGCAACTTATTATCATAAAGTAATAGAAGATGACCTTAAAGCATGTAATATTTCACTCGATAGCTTTAGAAGAACTACCGATGAATTACATTATGAAATGGCACAAGACTTCTTCAAAACATTATATGATAAAGGATACATTTATGAAAAGAAGATTGACCAGTTATATTGTGATACATGTCAACGTAGTCTACCTGATAGATATGTTGAGGGAATATGTCCATATTGTGATAGTGAAGCAAGAGGAGATCAATGTGAAGTATGTGGACGTCATTTAAATCCTACAGAACTTAAAGAGCCTCATTGTTTAATATGTGATGGAACACCACATGTTCAACAATCAGAACAGTATTACTTTAAATTACATGAATTTGAAGAACCTCTCCGTGAATGGATATCTAACAATGACCATTTATCTTCTAATATTAAAAATTTTGCAAAAGAATGGATAAAAGATGGTTTAAAGGATTGGGTTATGACCCGTGATATGAATTGGGGAATTCCTGTACCTCTTGAAGGAGCAGAAGGTAAAGTATTATATGTATGGGCAGAAGCATTCGTAGGTTATCAATCATCAGCAGGTGCATGGGCAAAAGAACATGGACTGGATTGGAAGGAATACTGGGATGATAAAACTGTACACTTCATAGGAAAAGATATTATATATCATCATACCATTTTCTGGCCAAGTATGTTAATGGGACATGACTGGAAACTACCATACTCAGTAGTAGGTGGAGGATACCTTTCACTTGAAGGACAGAAAATGTCAACAAGTCGAGGATGGGTTATCTGGGTAAAAGATTTCCTAGAAAAATTTGATAGTGATTTACTCAGATATTACATGGTAATTAATGCACCCTTAAGCAAAGACACTGATTTCTCATGGGATGACTTCCAGAGAAGAATAAATAATGAATTAACAGACAATCTTGGTAACTTCATACACAGGACATTTACATTTACAAACAAATTCTTTGATGGTAAAATACCAGAACCTGGTAGATATGATGAAATAGACAAAGAATTTGAAGCAAAAATCAAAGCATTACCTGATACTGTAGCTGAAAAGATTGAAGAATTTGAATTCCGTGATGGATTACTGGAAATCATGACATTAACCAAAGAAGCAAATAAATACTTCAATGATAAAAAACCATGGAAAGGAGTTAAAGAAGATATAGAAAGTGCAAAAACATGCTTATATCTTTCCAACCAATTAGTACATGAATTAGCAGTAATATTAACCCCATACATACCTGAAAGTGCACAGAAAATAAGAGAAGTTCTAAGTATGCCTGTTGAGAATGTCAAGGGATTCACAGAATTTGATGAAAGAGGACCATTAGTAAAATGGGATGAATCAAAAGAATTCCTAGAACCAGGACATGAAATTAAAAAATCAAAACCTTTATTTAAGAAAATAGAGGATAAAGTAATAAAAGAAGAGAAAGACAAATTATATGCACTAGAACAGGCAGAAGAAGAAAAAGAAAAAGATAAGAAAGAGGAAAAAAATATGAGCGAACAAATATCAATAGATGAATTCGGAAAGGTACAATTAGTAGTAGGACAGGTAAAAGAAGCAGAAAGAATTGAAGGATCAGACAACCTATTAAAACTACAAGTAGACCTTGGAGATGAAATAAGACAAATTGTAGCAGGTCTTGCAAAGAAATATGCACCTGATGAAATAATTGACAGAAAAGTAATAGTAGTTGCAAACCTTAAACCAGCAAAACTATTCGGAGTACAATCCAATGGTATGTTACTAGCAACTGATAGCATGGAACTTTTAACAACAGAAGGAAATGTTGGTGAATATATAAAATGA